A region of Solanum dulcamara chromosome 7, daSolDulc1.2, whole genome shotgun sequence DNA encodes the following proteins:
- the LOC129895413 gene encoding homeobox-leucine zipper protein ATHB-16-like yields the protein MMAPGILYGGASNFDGVITQKQRDMFSSTTATKEHLGSLFAPACSSSFLGSSSMVSFRGVNGGKRSFFDSFDQDDIEADELGEYFHQAEKKRRLTDNQVQFLEKSFGEENKLEPERKVQLAKELGLQPRQIAIWFQNRRARWKTKQLEKDYDELRNRYDTLKSNYNNLLKEKEDLRTEVFQLTDKLLIKDKGNGQLALCNIEKHSDAMAKETVVDPISKVEMLNVPARVVKHPQEDLSSVKSDVFDSESPHYTSDSARVFETEQSHLSQDDDENFSKTMLSTANLLSKGADDDYLATSSNLSYFAFPVEDQGFGFWTY from the exons ATGATGGCTCCAGGGATTCTCTACGGTGGTGCTTCTAATTTCGATGGCGTTATTACTCAGAAACAGAGGGATATGTTTTCTTCTACTACTGCGACAAAAGAGCATCTTGGTTCTCTTTTTGCCCCTGCctgttcttcttctttcttgg GATCAAGTTCTATGGTTAGTTTTCGCGGTGTTAATGGAGGGAAGAGATCATTCTTTGACTCATTCGATCAGGATGACATTGAAGCTGATGAATTAGGGGAGTATTTTCATCAAGCGGAGAAGAAGAGGCGACTAACAGACAACCAAGTCCAGTTTCTTGAGAAGAGTTTTGGGGAAGAGAATAAACTTGAACCTGAAAGAAAAGTTCAGCTTGCTAAAGAACTTGGTCTACAGCCTCGCCAAATTGCAATTTGGTTTCAGAATCGTCGTGCACGATGGAAGACTAAGCAGCTCGAGAAAGATTATGATGAATTGAGGAATAGATATGATACTCTGAAATCAAATTACAATAATCTTCTCAAGGAAAAAGAAGATCTTAGAACTGAA GTTTTCCAGCTCACCGATAAGCTGCTTATCAAAGATAAAGGAAATGGGCAATTGGCTTTATGCAATATAGAGAAACACTCCGATGCAATGGCGAAAGAAACCGTGGTTGATCCAATTTCAAAGGTAGAAATGTTGAATGTACCGGCTCGGGTTGTTAAACACCCGCAGGAAGATTTAAGCTCTGTCAAGAGCGATGTCTTCGACTCAGAGAGCCCACACTACACTAGTGATTCTGCTCGTGTATTTGAAACTGAGCAGTCACATTTATCTCAGGATGATGATGAAAACTTCAGCAAGACTATGCTTTCTACTGCCAACCTGCTAAGCAAAGGCGCGGATGATGATTATCTCGCGACATCTTCAAATTTGAGCTACTTTGCATTTCCAGTTGAAGACCAAGGTTTTGGTTTCTGGACTTATTAA
- the LOC129894012 gene encoding uncharacterized mitochondrial protein AtMg00810-like encodes MTTIRCLLAVAVKKGWNISQLDVNNAFLHGELQEEVYIKFPPGHSVSLVAVYVDDIIITGNDSTELSNLKQFLDTEFKIKDLGSLHYFLGLEVVREDHGLIVNQRKFTLELLSEYNCDDLAEVPSPLDPSQKLSADEGTPLTDPFSYQRLIGKLNYLPHTRPDLAFAVQHLSQYMQSPRLPHYDAVIRVLRYLRKSPGQGLFFSSNPSFSILAFCDADWASCLDTRRYVSGYFISMGGSLISWKSKKQISVSLSSAEAEYRSMRRVVAEVTWLNRLLRDLSAPPKLPILVHSDSQSALHIARNPVFHERTKHVELDCYFVRQQFTAGLISLNFVPSASQVVDIFTKPLSGPAHNTILRKLGT; translated from the exons ATGACAACAATAAGATGCTTACTTGCAGTAGCAGTCAAGAAAGGTTGGAATATATCTCAACTAGATGTCAATAATGCCTTCTTGCATGGTGAATTGCAAGAAGAGGTGTATATAAAATTTCCTCCAG GTCACTCAGTTTCTTTAGTTGCAGTCTATGTCGACGATATAATTATTACTGGGAATGATTCTACAGAGTTGTCTAACCTCAAGCAATTTTTGGACACTGAATTTAAGATAAAAGACCTAGGAAGCTTACATTATTTCCTTGGATTAGAGGTGGTACGAGAAGACCATGGTCTGATAGTGAATCAGAGAAAATTCACTCTTGAACTTCTGTCTGAGTACAACTGTGATGACTTAGCTGAAGTACCTTCTCCACTTGATCCTTCGCAAAAACTCTCTGCTGATGAAGGGACACCACTCACAGATCCTTTTTCCTATCAAAGATTGATCggaaaactcaactatttaCCTCACACTCGTCCAGATTTAGCCTTTGCGGTTCAGCATTTGTCACAGTATATGCAGTCCCCAAGGTTACCTCATTACGATGCTGTAATTCGTGTTCTTCGATATCTTCGAAAATCTCCAGGTCAAGGATTGTTCTTCAGTAGCAATCCTTCTTTTTCCATTCTTGCTTTCTGTGACGCCGATTGGGCCTCGTGTTTGGATACGAGAAGATATGTCAGCGGGTATTTTATAAGCATGGGTGGCTCTCTGATTTCTTGGAAATCCAAGAAACAAATTTCAGTATCACTTTCATCTGCGGAAGCAGAATATAGATCAATGCGACGAGTTGTTGCTGAAGTCACATGGTTGAATCGTCTTCTTCGAGATCTATCAGCTCCGCCTAAGCTACCAATACTGGTACATTCTGATAGTCAATCGGCACTCCACATTGCTAGAAACCCTGTATTTCATGAACGCACAAAGCACGTCGAACTTGACTGCTACTTTGTGCGTCAACAGTTCACCGCAGGTCTTATTTCTCTAAATTTCGTTCCATCTGCATCTCAAGTTGTAGATATCTTCACAAAGCCTTTATCAGGACCAGCTCACAATACCATTCTTCGCAAGTTGGGG acATGA
- the LOC129894013 gene encoding uncharacterized protein LOC129894013 gives MDSSSQYYLHPSDSPGMNLVNFVFDGTGFAAWRRSIIISLSAKNKMSFIDGSAEIPSADTPEFKFWTRCNNMSNGAQLYHLQKGLTDLMQGTADVAGYFIRIKRIWDELDALSSGEICSCNCTCGGKKKVVKFKQDERLIQFLMGLNDVYAAVRSNILMMSPLPNVNHAYSLLIQDEKQREAYVNPNFPGDTSSFLATHQNFSGQRYNNTDFRARKNNNNNYNNNLFFF, from the exons ATGGATTCTAGCagtcaatattatcttcatccCTCAGATTCTCCAGGAATGAATCTTGTGAATTTCGTTTTCGATGGAACTGGTTTTGCTGCGTGGAGAAGGTCCATCATTATTTCTCTATCAGCTAAGAACAAGATGAGTTTTATTGATGGTTCTGCCGAAATACCATCTGCTGATACACCTGAGTTCAAGTTTTGGACTAGGTGCAATAACATG TCCAATGGAGCTCAACTCTATCACCTTCAAAAAGGCCTCACAGATCTGATGCAAGGAACAGCTGATGTAGCAGGATATTTCATAAGAATCAAGAGGATTTGGGATGAGCTAGATGCTCTCTCCAGCGGAGAAATATGTTCTTGCAACTGCACCTGTGGAGGAAAGAAGAAAGTAGTCAAATTCAAGCAGGACGAAAGATTGATCCAATTTCTAATGGGACTTAATGATGTTTATGCAGCAGTAAGAAGCAACATACTCATGATGTCACCTCTCCCAAATGTGAATCATGCGTACTCTCTCCTCATTCAAGATGAGAAACAAAGAGAGGCATATGTTAATCCTAACTTTCCAGGTGACACATCTTCATTTCTTGCAACACATCAAAATTTCTCAGGTCAGAGGTATAACAATACTGATTTTAGAGCAagaaagaacaacaacaataactacaACAACAATCTGTTTTTCTTTTGA